Proteins from one Esox lucius isolate fEsoLuc1 chromosome 19, fEsoLuc1.pri, whole genome shotgun sequence genomic window:
- the rpl4 gene encoding 60S ribosomal protein L4, which yields MACARPLISIYSDKGESSGKNVLMPAVFKAPIRPDIVNFVHTNMRKNSRQPYAVSALAGHQTSAESWGTGRAVARIPRVRGGGTHRSGQGAFGNMCRGGRMFAPTKTWRRWHRRINTTQKRYAICSALAASALPALVMSKGHRIEEIPEVPLVVEDKVEGYKKTKEAVLLLKKLKAWNDIKKVYASQRMRAGKGKMRNRRRIQRKGPCIIYNQDQGVTKAFRNIPGITLQNVNKLNLLRLAPGGHVGRFCIWTESAFRKLDNLYGTWRKPASLKVDYSLPMHKMTNTDLSRILKSEEIQKALRAPNKKIRRRVLKKNPLKNLRIMLKLNPYAKTARRHAILLHDPAIKAKMLKPKKKKPAKKPAAAPAAPTKA from the exons atg GCTTGTGCCCGGCCTTTAATCTCAATCTACTCCGATAAGGGAGAGAGCTCAGGCAAGAATGTCCTTATGCCTGCAGTGTTCAAGGCTCCTATACGCCCGGACATCGTCAACTTCGTGCACACCAACATGCGGAAGAACAGCCGCCAGCCCTATGCCGTGAGCGCACTGGCAG GTCACCAGACCAGCGCTGAGTCCTGGGGCACAGGCAGAGCCGTGGCCCGTATCCCCAGAGTGAGGGGAGGCGGTACCCACCGTTCTGGTCAGGGAGCCTTCGGGAAC ATGTGTCGCGGGGGTCGTATGTTCGCCCCCACCAAGACCTGGCGCCGCTGGCACCGTAGGATCAACACCACCCAGAAGCGCTACGCCATCTGCTCCGCCCTGGCTGCGTCCGCTCTGCCCGCCCTTGTCATGTCCAAAG GACACCGCATTGAGGAGATCCCAGAGGTTCCTCTGGTGGTGGAGGACAAAGTGGAGGGCTACAAGAAGACCAAGGAGGCCGTGTTACTGCTGAAGAAGCTGAAGGCATGGAATGACATCAAGAAG GTGTACGCGTCCCAGCGCATGCGTGCTGGGAAGGGTAAGATGAGGAACCGCAGGCGTATCCAGCGCAAAGGGCCGTGTATTATCTACAACCAAGACCAAGGCGTGACCAAGGCCTTCAGAAACATCCCTG GAATCACCCTGCAGAACGTGAACAAGCTCAACCTGCTGAGGCTCGCCCCCGGAGGTCACGTCGGTCGCTTCTGCATCTGGACCGAGTCCGCCTTCCGCAAGCTGGACAACCTCTACGGAACCTGGCGTAAGCCCGCCTCACTCAAGGTCGACTACAG TTTGCCCATGCATAAGATGACCAACACAGACCTGAGCAGAATTCTGAAGAGCGAGGAGATCCAGAAGGCACTTCGTGCACCAAA CAAGAAGATCAGGCGTAGAGTTCTGAAGAAGAACCCACTGAAGAACCTGAGGATAATGTTGAAGCTCAACCCCTACGCCAAGACAGCCAGACGTCACGCAATTCTTCTGCACGACCCGGCT ATCAAGGCCAAGATGCTGAAACCCAAGAAGAAGAAGCCAGCCAAGAAGCCAGCTGCTGCCCCAGCCGCTCCCACCAAGGCATAA
- the zwilch gene encoding protein zwilch homolog isoform X3, which yields MGSKIIADALQFLKILRTLQDEGRDSCFYEDHIQILKVNGAKPLHYIYNGDRPVFICEKIAVLSGDEAPDVPDPDDEEMDESHSGDEMSQEARIEPGPQPLTLSKARQLLSWYTMSQNTAVPPAGSTPLLTPPAVNLAPLLPLWVRCDMADAAATAWLAAEPVCTGNKVSGVKLYSVTCKGSTVDKGTFITLDELKQEHKKRHHQSSVVSRGSAQYSLFGSTVVENTTIQSQSSVTADFRWNNVESILEAPPLSSMATLNIRVSSGDMRSPMFQMFKELEFLQILADGLRTGETEWMEPLDGRSAVDLTREYLDEVQNTVKSLQDQTAKEVETEKVKVDSAVEASIFTNLMERGDLDFVEQLWVRMRKSVTSYQDVRDCLKLVIQALQYGDIKPWIHRDSSSSLSKLILQSYHHQMDLVSLSGLTPVHMLLEMGLDKMRKDYINYLIGQELTTLNHLSYFLNTEVDLQEQVIRLRKLHHLLEIMVTCSSFLGLPYDRLFLLTQSCLQYYKTCSYDEDHEFKLPIKPALISHFYQKEPAVSWSVEVSSGHGPREVKTSWQLSDKPLVNHVVFETAFQNEMTLNVDSEEVTVNRDSEEVTVNRDSEEVAYFTTMTCCSLVNFSV from the exons ATGGGCTCCAAGATAATCGCTGATGCTTTACAGTTTTTAAAAATTCTAAG GACGCTTCAGGATGAAGGCAGAGACTCATGTTTTTATGAGGACCATATCCAGATTCTGAAAGTAAATGGAGCTAAACCATTACATTACATCTACAATGGCGACAGACCAGTCTTCATCTGTGAAAAAATT GCTGTATTGTCCGGGGATGAGGCCCCAGATGTTCCAGACCCTGATGATGAGGAAATGGACGAGTCACACTCTGGAGATGAGATGAGTCAGGAGGCCCGGATAGAACCAGGACCACAGCCTCTCACCCTCTCGAAAGCAAG GCAGCTGTTGTCCTGGTACACCATGTCTCAGAACACCGCCGTGCCTCCGGCCGGGTCCACACCACTTCTGACACCTCCGGCCGTGAACCTGGCCCCTCTGCTGCCACTCTGGGTGCGCTGTGACATGGCAGACGCCGCCGCAACCGCCTGGCTCGCCGCGGAGCCCGTCTGCACCGGCAACAAGGTGTCCGGGGTGAAGCTGTACTCTGTCACTTGTAAAG GTTCAACTGTTGACAAAGGCACATTCATCACCTTAGATGAGCTGAAACAGGAACATAAGAAGCGACACCATCAGTCGTCG GTGGTGTCTCGGGGCTCGGCCCAGTACAGCCTGTTTGGTTCTACGGTGGTGGAGAACACAACCATCCAGTCTCAGAGCAGTGTGACGGCAGACTTCAGGTGGAACAATGTGGAGAGCATCCTGGAGGCCCCGCCTCTCTCCTCGATGGCCACTCTG AACATCAGGGTGTCCAGTGGAGACATGAGGAGCCCCATGTTTCAGATGTTCAAGGAGTTGGAGTTTCTGCAG ATTCTGGCTGATGGTCTGAGGACCGGGGAGACTGAGTGGATGGAACCCCTGGATGGCAGGTCTGCTGTGGATCTTACCAGGGAATATCTGGATG aaGTCCAGAACACAGTGAAGTCCCTGCAGGACCAAACCGCTAAAGAGGTGGAG ACAGAAAAGGTGAAGGTGGATTCAGCTGTAGAGGCGTCCATATTCACCAACCTGATGGAGCGAGGAGACCTGGACTTCGTAGAGCAGCTCTGGGTGCGCATGAGGAAGA GTGTGACTTCATACCAGGACGTTAGAGACTGTCTGAAACTGGTCATCCAAGCACTGCAGTATGGTGACATTAAACCATGG ATCCACAGGGACAGCAGTAGCTCCCTCAGTAAGCTGATTCTCCAGTCGTACCACCATCAGATGGACCTTGTCTCTCTGAGCGGCCTCACTCCTGTTCACATGCTGCTGGAGATGGGCTTAGACAAGATGAGGAAGGACTACATCAACTACCTAATAG GTCAAGAACTTACCACACTGAACCATCTG AGTTACTTCCTGAATACTGAGGTGGATCTTCAGGAGCAGGTGATCAGACTGAGGAAACTACACCATCTGCTGGAGATCATGGTGACCTGCAGCAGCTTCCTGGGCCTGCCCTATGACAGGCTGTTCCTGTTGACACA GTCGTGTCTGCAGTACTACAAAACCTGCTCCTATGATGAAGACCACGAGTTCAAACTGCCAATCAAACCTGCCCTGATCAGCCACTTCTACCAAAA AGAGCCGGCAGTGTCCTGGAGTGTGGAGGTCTCCAGCGGCCACGGTCCCAGAGAGGTAAAGACATCCTGGCAGCTGAGTGACAAGCCCCTGGTCAATCACGTTGTTTTTGAAACAG CCTTTCAGAACGAGATGACGTTGAACGTGGACAGTGAGGAG GTGACGGTGAACCGGGACAGTGAGGAGGTGACGGTGAACCGGGACAGTGAGGAGGTGGCCTATTTCACCACAATGACATGTTGCAGCCTGGTCAACTTCTCTGTTTAG
- the zwilch gene encoding protein zwilch homolog isoform X1, with protein MGSKIIADALQFLKILRTLQDEGRDSCFYEDHIQILKVNGAKPLHYIYNGDRPVFICEKIAVLSGDEAPDVPDPDDEEMDESHSGDEMSQEARIEPGPQPLTLSKARQLLSWYTMSQNTAVPPAGSTPLLTPPAVNLAPLLPLWVRCDMADAAATAWLAAEPVCTGNKVSGVKLYSVTCKGSTVDKGTFITLDELKQEHKKRHHQSSVVSRGSAQYSLFGSTVVENTTIQSQSSVTADFRWNNVESILEAPPLSSMATLNIRVSSGDMRSPMFQMFKELEFLQILADGLRTGETEWMEPLDGRSAVDLTREYLDEVQNTVKSLQDQTAKEVETEKVKVDSAVEASIFTNLMERGDLDFVEQLWVRMRKSVTSYQDVRDCLKLVIQALQYGDIKPWIHRDSSSSLSKLILQSYHHQMDLVSLSGLTPVHMLLEMGLDKMRKDYINYLIGQELTTLNHLSYFLNTEVDLQEQVIRLRKLHHLLEIMVTCSSFLGLPYDRLFLLTQSCLQYYKTCSYDEDHEFKLPIKPALISHFYQKEPAVSWSVEVSSGHGPREVKTSWQLSDKPLVNHVVFETAFQNEMTLNVDSEEVTVNRHSEEVTVNRHSEEVTVNRDSEEVTVNRDSEEVAYFTTMTCCSLVNFSV; from the exons ATGGGCTCCAAGATAATCGCTGATGCTTTACAGTTTTTAAAAATTCTAAG GACGCTTCAGGATGAAGGCAGAGACTCATGTTTTTATGAGGACCATATCCAGATTCTGAAAGTAAATGGAGCTAAACCATTACATTACATCTACAATGGCGACAGACCAGTCTTCATCTGTGAAAAAATT GCTGTATTGTCCGGGGATGAGGCCCCAGATGTTCCAGACCCTGATGATGAGGAAATGGACGAGTCACACTCTGGAGATGAGATGAGTCAGGAGGCCCGGATAGAACCAGGACCACAGCCTCTCACCCTCTCGAAAGCAAG GCAGCTGTTGTCCTGGTACACCATGTCTCAGAACACCGCCGTGCCTCCGGCCGGGTCCACACCACTTCTGACACCTCCGGCCGTGAACCTGGCCCCTCTGCTGCCACTCTGGGTGCGCTGTGACATGGCAGACGCCGCCGCAACCGCCTGGCTCGCCGCGGAGCCCGTCTGCACCGGCAACAAGGTGTCCGGGGTGAAGCTGTACTCTGTCACTTGTAAAG GTTCAACTGTTGACAAAGGCACATTCATCACCTTAGATGAGCTGAAACAGGAACATAAGAAGCGACACCATCAGTCGTCG GTGGTGTCTCGGGGCTCGGCCCAGTACAGCCTGTTTGGTTCTACGGTGGTGGAGAACACAACCATCCAGTCTCAGAGCAGTGTGACGGCAGACTTCAGGTGGAACAATGTGGAGAGCATCCTGGAGGCCCCGCCTCTCTCCTCGATGGCCACTCTG AACATCAGGGTGTCCAGTGGAGACATGAGGAGCCCCATGTTTCAGATGTTCAAGGAGTTGGAGTTTCTGCAG ATTCTGGCTGATGGTCTGAGGACCGGGGAGACTGAGTGGATGGAACCCCTGGATGGCAGGTCTGCTGTGGATCTTACCAGGGAATATCTGGATG aaGTCCAGAACACAGTGAAGTCCCTGCAGGACCAAACCGCTAAAGAGGTGGAG ACAGAAAAGGTGAAGGTGGATTCAGCTGTAGAGGCGTCCATATTCACCAACCTGATGGAGCGAGGAGACCTGGACTTCGTAGAGCAGCTCTGGGTGCGCATGAGGAAGA GTGTGACTTCATACCAGGACGTTAGAGACTGTCTGAAACTGGTCATCCAAGCACTGCAGTATGGTGACATTAAACCATGG ATCCACAGGGACAGCAGTAGCTCCCTCAGTAAGCTGATTCTCCAGTCGTACCACCATCAGATGGACCTTGTCTCTCTGAGCGGCCTCACTCCTGTTCACATGCTGCTGGAGATGGGCTTAGACAAGATGAGGAAGGACTACATCAACTACCTAATAG GTCAAGAACTTACCACACTGAACCATCTG AGTTACTTCCTGAATACTGAGGTGGATCTTCAGGAGCAGGTGATCAGACTGAGGAAACTACACCATCTGCTGGAGATCATGGTGACCTGCAGCAGCTTCCTGGGCCTGCCCTATGACAGGCTGTTCCTGTTGACACA GTCGTGTCTGCAGTACTACAAAACCTGCTCCTATGATGAAGACCACGAGTTCAAACTGCCAATCAAACCTGCCCTGATCAGCCACTTCTACCAAAA AGAGCCGGCAGTGTCCTGGAGTGTGGAGGTCTCCAGCGGCCACGGTCCCAGAGAGGTAAAGACATCCTGGCAGCTGAGTGACAAGCCCCTGGTCAATCACGTTGTTTTTGAAACAG CCTTTCAGAACGAGATGACGTTGAACGTGGACAGTGAGGAGGTGACTGTGAACAGGCACAGTGAGGAGGTGACTGTGAACAGGCACAGTGAGGAGGTGACGGTGAACCGGGACAGTGAGGAGGTGACGGTGAACCGGGACAGTGAGGAGGTGGCCTATTTCACCACAATGACATGTTGCAGCCTGGTCAACTTCTCTGTTTAG
- the zwilch gene encoding protein zwilch homolog isoform X2 — protein MGSKIIADALQFLKILRTLQDEGRDSCFYEDHIQILKVNGAKPLHYIYNGDRPVFICEKIAVLSGDEAPDVPDPDDEEMDESHSGDEMSQEARIEPGPQPLTLSKARQLLSWYTMSQNTAVPPAGSTPLLTPPAVNLAPLLPLWVRCDMADAAATAWLAAEPVCTGNKVSGVKLYSVTCKGSTVDKGTFITLDELKQEHKKRHHQSSVVSRGSAQYSLFGSTVVENTTIQSQSSVTADFRWNNVESILEAPPLSSMATLNIRVSSGDMRSPMFQMFKELEFLQILADGLRTGETEWMEPLDGRSAVDLTREYLDEVQNTVKSLQDQTAKETEKVKVDSAVEASIFTNLMERGDLDFVEQLWVRMRKSVTSYQDVRDCLKLVIQALQYGDIKPWIHRDSSSSLSKLILQSYHHQMDLVSLSGLTPVHMLLEMGLDKMRKDYINYLIGQELTTLNHLSYFLNTEVDLQEQVIRLRKLHHLLEIMVTCSSFLGLPYDRLFLLTQSCLQYYKTCSYDEDHEFKLPIKPALISHFYQKEPAVSWSVEVSSGHGPREVKTSWQLSDKPLVNHVVFETAFQNEMTLNVDSEEVTVNRHSEEVTVNRHSEEVTVNRDSEEVTVNRDSEEVAYFTTMTCCSLVNFSV, from the exons ATGGGCTCCAAGATAATCGCTGATGCTTTACAGTTTTTAAAAATTCTAAG GACGCTTCAGGATGAAGGCAGAGACTCATGTTTTTATGAGGACCATATCCAGATTCTGAAAGTAAATGGAGCTAAACCATTACATTACATCTACAATGGCGACAGACCAGTCTTCATCTGTGAAAAAATT GCTGTATTGTCCGGGGATGAGGCCCCAGATGTTCCAGACCCTGATGATGAGGAAATGGACGAGTCACACTCTGGAGATGAGATGAGTCAGGAGGCCCGGATAGAACCAGGACCACAGCCTCTCACCCTCTCGAAAGCAAG GCAGCTGTTGTCCTGGTACACCATGTCTCAGAACACCGCCGTGCCTCCGGCCGGGTCCACACCACTTCTGACACCTCCGGCCGTGAACCTGGCCCCTCTGCTGCCACTCTGGGTGCGCTGTGACATGGCAGACGCCGCCGCAACCGCCTGGCTCGCCGCGGAGCCCGTCTGCACCGGCAACAAGGTGTCCGGGGTGAAGCTGTACTCTGTCACTTGTAAAG GTTCAACTGTTGACAAAGGCACATTCATCACCTTAGATGAGCTGAAACAGGAACATAAGAAGCGACACCATCAGTCGTCG GTGGTGTCTCGGGGCTCGGCCCAGTACAGCCTGTTTGGTTCTACGGTGGTGGAGAACACAACCATCCAGTCTCAGAGCAGTGTGACGGCAGACTTCAGGTGGAACAATGTGGAGAGCATCCTGGAGGCCCCGCCTCTCTCCTCGATGGCCACTCTG AACATCAGGGTGTCCAGTGGAGACATGAGGAGCCCCATGTTTCAGATGTTCAAGGAGTTGGAGTTTCTGCAG ATTCTGGCTGATGGTCTGAGGACCGGGGAGACTGAGTGGATGGAACCCCTGGATGGCAGGTCTGCTGTGGATCTTACCAGGGAATATCTGGATG aaGTCCAGAACACAGTGAAGTCCCTGCAGGACCAAACCGCTAAAGAG ACAGAAAAGGTGAAGGTGGATTCAGCTGTAGAGGCGTCCATATTCACCAACCTGATGGAGCGAGGAGACCTGGACTTCGTAGAGCAGCTCTGGGTGCGCATGAGGAAGA GTGTGACTTCATACCAGGACGTTAGAGACTGTCTGAAACTGGTCATCCAAGCACTGCAGTATGGTGACATTAAACCATGG ATCCACAGGGACAGCAGTAGCTCCCTCAGTAAGCTGATTCTCCAGTCGTACCACCATCAGATGGACCTTGTCTCTCTGAGCGGCCTCACTCCTGTTCACATGCTGCTGGAGATGGGCTTAGACAAGATGAGGAAGGACTACATCAACTACCTAATAG GTCAAGAACTTACCACACTGAACCATCTG AGTTACTTCCTGAATACTGAGGTGGATCTTCAGGAGCAGGTGATCAGACTGAGGAAACTACACCATCTGCTGGAGATCATGGTGACCTGCAGCAGCTTCCTGGGCCTGCCCTATGACAGGCTGTTCCTGTTGACACA GTCGTGTCTGCAGTACTACAAAACCTGCTCCTATGATGAAGACCACGAGTTCAAACTGCCAATCAAACCTGCCCTGATCAGCCACTTCTACCAAAA AGAGCCGGCAGTGTCCTGGAGTGTGGAGGTCTCCAGCGGCCACGGTCCCAGAGAGGTAAAGACATCCTGGCAGCTGAGTGACAAGCCCCTGGTCAATCACGTTGTTTTTGAAACAG CCTTTCAGAACGAGATGACGTTGAACGTGGACAGTGAGGAGGTGACTGTGAACAGGCACAGTGAGGAGGTGACTGTGAACAGGCACAGTGAGGAGGTGACGGTGAACCGGGACAGTGAGGAGGTGACGGTGAACCGGGACAGTGAGGAGGTGGCCTATTTCACCACAATGACATGTTGCAGCCTGGTCAACTTCTCTGTTTAG